One Gossypium arboreum isolate Shixiya-1 chromosome 13, ASM2569848v2, whole genome shotgun sequence genomic window, ACTGTATTTTGCAACTAGTACGATTGTTAAAGATCTTTTCCCTTTCTAAGGATTAGCTACTAATATAATCtgttaacaaatttttttttttttcatattgtcATGGGGCTTAGAACAATTTGATCCTTGCCATTATTCTAACAGTGGATCTGTTGAGCCTTCTATCCTTTAGAGGTTGGTGAAAATGCCCTGGGATCTTGTTGACTCTTAGCTTTAGAACCTATTCGCATACGTGAATTAGAGGGAATGAAATCTAAGTGTCTTACCAAATCACCCCCTAGCTTTTGAGTGCATGTCTGTCTGGTTTCTGAAGATACACTAGTAATGTTTTACTGTCTCCTTCTCTAACCCTTTGGACAGTGTTCTAAGATGATTGATCCTCCAAACTTTTATTGTAACTCTGCCACAACGGCATTAGTATTAATCTACTTTTAGAATGAACCTTAATTTTTGCTTGATATTGGCTTAGTTTTTGTATGATAATTAGAAAGATAATTTCCTTTTAACTTATGTCTCCTTGTTCGCTGGTGCCAAGATCAAATTTTTGGACTATAAAAAACCATAAAGGACAAAGTTCTTATCTTTTTCTTTAATATTTCTTAAAATGACAATTCACCAGTGGCATTTACCAGAGATGCATGTTTTTTGGTGGTTAGTTCTGGCTGGGCATTGGTGGTGGAGTGTTTGCTGATGGCagcttgtgattttgttgcaGTTGAACACAGCTGTTAGTAGACCAAGAGGCTCAGGGATAATTGGTGATAGGGGATCCCGAGAAAGTGAGTTTATTTATCTCATTACTTTCTTCTAGTAGTCAGTGATGGTTGATATTTTTTGAGGTCCAATCTTTTTTGGATTTATTTATTGTAGAAGCTTTTCATGTGTTTTATTTAGCATCAGTGCTGATTGTTGAACTTTGACATAAGCATCCCCCTGCCTATTTGAAGTGTGGAGTGTAGCTGTTTGATTCCTATGCTTTAATGGAAAATTATGTTCAAGTTCAGGAAAACTACCAAGTGATATAAGAAAATAAGACATCCCTGGATCAAGGGGAATATATATCAACAATTAGATTGAGTTAACCATTGTCATAGAGTTTTGGGTTGTTAATGATTTAACagctagaaaaaaaaaagatagaacACGGGTTATTTGTATCAGGATTATGATTTGAGTTATTTGGTGGAAGCTCATTATTTGTAATATTTGATAAGACTCCAATATGTTTAAGAGTATAAATGCTTAGGTGCCGTGGGCATGCCTTCACTGTGACACAGTCAAGCAGAGACATGCAAGAAGTGCATTACACTAGCTTTGTTTCCCCCCTGccatcctttttttctttttcctgttTCATATGATAATtaaatcattaattttttataaatttaacctAAGCATCTCAGTTGTGAAATTCATTGATATGTTTGAAGTTCTGAATACCCTTTGTGCCATGACATGAATTTCTTGTCACCATATTTATGAGACAGAATAATTGGTTACTGATTGAAGGAAGACGTTTTGTTCTTTGATAGCATATGCTTGTTACATGATTTGTGGAAATCCATTTCTGATGATGCTAACCTCCATTAAAATTCATTTTGATGATGCTAACCTCTGTCAAGCTGTGGAAATTCCATTTGCCACTGTCTTGGAATTTATTATATGCAGCTCTAAGCAAGACATTTGAAGGAATCCGATCCTggtagacaaaaaaaaaaaaagagtttaaatATAGCATTGATAGCGCTCTCTTAGTTCATGGCATCTATGGTACTAATTGGTTAAAATGTTGGATTGTATTATTGTTGTTCACAGAGTTATTAGTCAAACCTCTTATAATCTACATTTAATTGTCCATGTGGCATTAGGACTCTCAAAATCTTCTACACTTTTCCCCTGCCCTTTAGCTAACATTTCTCTATCTCTCGTTTAGTCTCATTTTAAGTAGTATGATCGGATTGAGTTAGTGAAGTGTCAAATTTGCAAGTTGCAATTTGGTACTCCTTCCATCTTCAGAGTGAAGTGAGGCATCGATTCCCACAAACAGACAGATATACATCTATAATTTGATTTTTATGTATATCTAATAAGcgtaaaatatataaaactaaaGAGTTTGATCCATTCCATTGCCAAATGTGTTCCATAATGATGCATTATCATAATTAATAGTCATCATCTGACCCTAGGGCAATGTTTCCTTTTCGACCATTTATGACAAAAAGTGTCATGATCTGTATTACCATTATTTCTCTTGTTGGAATCAATATCTTAAGCACAAGGACCCTACATCATCAAAGTGAGTTCAACAACTATACAGGCAAACATACTGACATATGTGTCATTATTCTGACCACGTTGTTTCCCTTTAAGGTTCATCTGTTGCTGAGTGGGCACAAGGGGAGGAATTTCCTTACTGGCTCGACCAGCATGCTCTTGAAACTGAAGGTATTCCTGAACGCTGGTCATCACAACCATCAACCAATTTGGATCCGAAGCATCTCCTCAGGACATCCTCATACCCTGAGCCACATCAGCAGCAACCACAACAACGCCACCATCTACATTTCTCTAGCGAACCTATTCTGGTTCCAAAATCTTCCTACACTTCATACCCTCCCCCTTGTGGCAGGTCTCCTCAAGCTTCACCAAATCAGCAACCTGGTCATCTGAATATTCCATATATGGTTGGTGGATCACAGATGACATCTTCTCCAGATCTCTCTTCCTTCTCTAATTCTCAGCCTCAAATGCCAGGTTTGCATCATGGGTCACATTATGGTGGGAATATGAATCATTTGGTTCCTGGTCTGTCTGTCAATAGTCGTGCATCGGATCAATGGGGGAGCCAGCCCAAATTATATGGTGGAGATGGTTCAAGTGTTTTGAACAATATGTTGCAGCAACAGTTATCTCATCAAAACGGTTTGATTCCGCCTCAATTAATGCCCCACCTACAGGTGCACCAGCAGAGACTGCAACATCCTGTTCAGCCATCATTTAACCGTTTGCCAGGGATTCAGTCACAACTGTTTAATCCTCATCTTTCTCTGTCCTCACCTCCAATGAACCAGTTTGAAGCTGTACTTGGTATTGGTGATCTTAGAGATCACAGACCTAAATCAGCTCATAAAGGAAGGCAAAATCCACGACTTTCTCAGCAGGGTTTTGATATTGGATGGCCTCAATTTAGATCCAAATACATGTCACCTGATGAGATTGAGGGCATTCTTAGAATGCAGCTTGCTGCAACTCACAGTAATGACCCATATGTGGATGATTATTATCACCAGGCTTGTCTTGCAAGAAAATCTGCAGGGGCAAAGTTGAGACATCATTTCTGCCCAACTCATCTTAGGGATCTTCCCCCCCGAGCACGTGCAAATGCAGAGCCACATGCTTTTCTCCAGGTTGATGCTCTTGGGAGGGTTCCTTTCTCTTCAATTCGGAGGCCTCGTCCTCTTCTGGAAGTTGACCCTCCAAATTCATCTGCTGTCAACAACAATGATCAGAAAGCTTCTGATATGCCCCTGGAACAAGAACCAATGCTTGCTGCTAGAGTTACAATTGAGGATGGTCTATGCCTTCTTCTTGATGTAGATGATATTGATAGGTTTTTACAGTTTAATCAGTTACAGGATGGTGGAGCACAGCTGAGACAAAGACGGCAGGCTTTGTTGGAAGGGCTGGCTGCATCACTTCAATTGGTTGACCCTCTTGGCAAGAATGGCCACACAGATGAGCTTGCTCAAAAGGACGATCTTGTCTTTTTACGAATAGTGTCCCTTCCTAAAGGCCGGAAGCTGCTTGCAAGGTACCTTCAGCTTCTTTTTCCAGATGGTGAGCTTATGCGGATTGTCTGCATGGCCATTTTTCGTCATTTAAGGTTCTTGTTTGGAGGCCTTCCGTCTGATCCAGGAGCAGCTGAAACTACTAGTAACCTTGCAAGGGTTGTTTCCTCTTGTGTTCATCACATGGATCTTCGTGTGCTTAGTTTCTGTCTTGCAGCTGTGGTTTGTTCCTCGGAGCAGCCTCCTCTTCGTCCTCTTGGAAGTCCCGCTGGAGATGGGGCATCTTTTATTTTGAAATATGTTCTTGATAGGGCAACAAAACTGGTGACTGATTTTAAAGCTGGTGGGAATTACAATATAAGCAATCAGTCCCTTTGGAAGGCCTCATTTGATGAGTTCTTTAACCTTCTTACCAAGTATTGTGTAAATAAATATGATACGGTAATGCAGTCCTTGCGTATGCAGGTCAAACCAAATATGGTAATTGATGAAGCAGATGCTACCAAAGCAATTAAACGAGAAATGCCAGTTGATCTGTTACATGCGTGTCTACCCCACATTAATGAGCAGCAgaaaaagctgatatgggatctCTCTCAGCGATCCATGCTTGTAGGACAGTCATGATAAAGAAATGATAGTGGGAGAAGCTTAAATTCAATCATGTTTAGACAGCCACATTGAAGTGATGCCATGTGCTGAAAGGAACACGCTTAGCTTATACCATTTCATCCCAGTGGCTGATGGCCATGATGGAGCACCCAAGATGGGTTCATTTCAGGTGAAGCGCTAGATAAGTTAAGGTCCTATTTTAGTTTTACTAGTTGAAGTGttttaatctttaaaaataaCATGCTTCTGCTTTTTTAGCAAAATATTGAAGTGGGTCTAGCTATTTGTATTTATGATAGAACCTTGCAGAGATTTTCCTTTCCTGGGGTTCTTTTTCATAGATTGGAGCTTATGTTGAAGATCCATTGTGAAATATGTGTATGGAGATGTAGTTAGTGTGTAGGGGGTTAAGTGCAGAAGATATCCCGAATTCCGactgtcaattttttttttttttttttgtttaaaggaGGTGGGATGGATCGTCTCTTAGTCTGTTGGAAGTGTCTCTGCGCGATATAGCAGATACTGAATAAACGGTCAAATAATGCCAGCATCATGGGAGGGGTGTGATAGCTTCAATTAAAATGCTAAGATTAGCTTTAATATTGGTAATGTCATTGCGTTTGATTCCttgtttttcttttacttttatggAGGAAAGATTGTTCATATCCTTCTTTGCCCTACACTGTGGCGTGTGTGTAATGGTGGTATAAATTATTTAGAGCCTTGAATTGCTCTGAACTGTTGCTAGTTAACTTTcaagtgtttatggatttatgtaTTGTCACTGTGCAGACTTTTAATATACAAGTGGCTTTTACTCACGTTTCGTGTTGGgtcaattatttatttttgacTAAATTATagtgtaaaaatttaaaaatataattttatatttttcttttaaatttaaaagtttaagttCATTGTTAATAttgttagaattattttatgttagtatgatattttaaaaataaaataaaataaacgtgATATCTGTGTAATAAAGAAATAACATTGTAACAGATCTAAATTTAATAAAGTATGATGTtaacaattcttaaaatttacattattattttagttaGAATAAAAcatttaatgatattataaaattgagatatcaaattatatcaaagttaaaatatatagattaaatcttaaatttgagCGAAATATGGAGGTACAATTGAAATCTAATCATTCTTTATAATTTGAAAAATCGAGAGGTTCACCTTGGGATGGAAGAAATGGACAATAGAATACTGATGTTAAGACGGTTGCTTCTATGGCAAAAACAAAAGATGAATAACCAGAACCAATGGAAGATAAATAACCAGAACCAATGGGTAAAAAAATAcctaatgagtatatatttaATGTTTCTTTACCACACGATGTCATCTAAATAAGAAAGTACACATATGGGTGATATAATTCCTTAGAGACAAAGAGATATCACTCCTTAACCAAAAAATATGCCGAGCTAAGCACCAAACAGATCACTTTGGACGCTACTACAAGAATCACATCCTTAATATTACACATTCAATTCCGTCATATCAAAAGTATGTCAATTATAACTAAAAACTACTTGCCAAATTCAGAGTTGAACCATCCTGTTCCATTAGGAATCGGACTGGACAAACCAGGTTGCTGGGGCTTATGGGGTTTTATAGATCGGCAAAATAGTGTTTGTAAATTCTACATGCAAAGAGAGCCGGTATCTGGTGCCGCATCAGATGATTCTGGCAGTATGAGAAACGGTTTGAAGACTTCTTACCCTAATAACATCGGATTCAGTAATCGCCTTCATCTATTATAGATGAGGAAAACCACCACTCCCCTGAGAAAGCCTGACAGAAGCATCACGAACTAGTTCAATTAACAGTTCATCAAGTTGTTCAAGAACACCGGAGTCTCGGAGTTTATGATAAATAGGGGCCATATAATCTGCCGCTACCTCTGCTAGCTTCCACAGAGAGAAACCAGCTGCAAGTTTCATAACTTCAAGAGCTAATTGTCTATCAGAATCCAAGCAAGATATAATGGTTGTGAAGCAAGCTTCTTGAACATCTTCCAAAATCCAAAACTCAGCCAGCCAGTACACTTCTACATAAGGTTTCAACTCGTATAGCCTTTCCTTGGTGTCCATGTTGTCCCACAAACATCCAAAGGGAGGATCTGGCAGCTTGCGACTATAAATCAATCGAACTAACTTGATTAATGCTTCCCAGCTCACAGGAACCTTGATGCTTTGTGAATGGCTGCAACAAATTGAACCTTTGCGGTGAACATAAACCAGACACAGTAATGAAAATACGAAGTAGCAAAACAAGGCACATAAATCATCTCCTGTTTTGAAAAAGAAATTCAACACGATATAAGAATCAAGAAACATCAAAATCAATACACTACCATGCAAAGCAATCAAGGAATGAGTGATTGGAACATCCAAAGTTACAGAGCGATTCCGATTATAAACAGGACAACATTGTTAAAGTGGTCAAAGAATCGCGACAGCAAGAACAGAGCGATTCCGATTATAAACAGGACAACATTGTTAAAGTGGTCAAAGAATACCGACAGCAAGATTCCTAAATCCCCTACACCTGAAATTCTTCTAAACTGGGACAACCCGGAAACAGGAATTGCCAAGCTAAATGTTGATGGAAGCTGGAATCAAAGAGAATGGAAGGCATGAACAGGCAGTCTATTCAAAGGAGAATGGGAAATTTGGACGAACTGGGACAACCTGGAAACAGGAATTGCCAAGCTAAATGTTGATGGAAGCTGGAATAAAAGAGAATGGAAGGCATGAACGGGAGTCTATTCAGAGGAGAACGGGAAAATCGGACGATTGGATACTTGTTTCTTAGGTGATTTTCCACTCGACTTGGCAGAACTTTGGGCAATCTATCATGCAACTAAAGTTGCAAAGAATATGGTATTTGAAAAAGTGGACATTTCAATCTGACTTGTTAAGTTCAATTTAGCCAAGTAAAATAATCAACGGGATTTGCAAAGAATAAATGGGAAAATTTTGGTTGAATATCAATCCATTTGTCAAATAATCAACATTAAAGAGGCTAACATACATTCAAACTAGTCCAAGTAAAATAATTAACTATTTAGCCACAGAAATGGAATAGTAAAACAATAACATAAAAGACAATAAAATATTAATGGGCCAATATAGAATAGAGAGATTTACCTAATTTTAGTTAACCCATAAACGAAAAATGTCATAATATTTCTAGGTTTTCAACCTATCTAATATTTGCTGCCAGCAACAATTAAGGCTACCATGCTCATGGACAATTCTTATATAAAGAAACACCTAAAATCACTTATCATGACAATGTatgcaaaaaagaaagaaaagatttTCAACATACAAAAAAGAAAAGCGAAGTGGTTTCTGCGAACCTTTCCTGCATTCCTGATAGAAACAAGGCTTGTAGATATTTACACCTTGATTGCAGGATGAATTTGTGAGCATGCATGTGTGGCAACAATAGAGAGCAAAAACTGCATGCCCAGGGCATTTTTTCTGTCTCTTCAGCTTCCAAGATTATATCCCTGAAACAAGAATATAACAACTTTGATTCACATTACAGAAACTTAAATGATCAGTAAACTGCAGATTAACAGTTCATTAGCATATCCTTTTGCTCGTGTACTTTCAAAATGTTATTTGCAATGGAGCCACTACATCAGATGCAAAAATTGAGATCATAATGACAGAAAATTATACTGACATAATGCAATAAGGGTATCACTAAGCAAAGAGAGACAGAGAAAGACACACGCGAACTGGAACCCCAAAGGGCCAAGAGCATCAGTGAAATCAGAGCTTGGAATTGGAGTACCCCACTGAGGTATCTTTCTGCAAAGCATTAGATATAGAGGTTGCATGTTACAAGACTTTGCTAGAGTTTTCAACTTCCTGGCAAGGTCTTCTCCAGCTTCAACATAACCAAAGTAAACATAGTCCAACAACTTTAATAGTGCCTGCTGATCAACCCGAGCAGAGAAACGAACTTCTTTTTGCAACATTGGGCAGCACTTCCTTGGAACATCTTTCACTAAAAAATTATCAGTTGTTTTTGCACTCCGAGGAAATTGCTCAGGAGGTAGCAATGATGGACACTGGACTGCAAGAATAATTTTGTGAACACTCACAGACTCGCCATTAGCAAAAAGGAGTTGCAGATCAGTATGCTCCTTGTCTTCAAGTGCTCTCCCAAAGCCTTTGTCATGTTTATTGGGAAAACCGTAAACTCCAAAATAACTAAGAATATTAGCAGCCAACCATCTTGGTCCAGGAGCAGATACATTATCTAAGACTTCTTGTACTGTCTTTATTAAATTAGATTTGATATGACTATGATCCGTATCAGAGGAATGCTGTACCAACTCAGCTAGTCCCCACAAACTGTAAAATAAAAGAGCATCTTTTCCTTCCCACTCTTCAGCAGTCATCCAGCAACATGTCCTCTCATAAAACACATTATGATAAAAATGAAGGGCAAAGCTTCTCCTGCTAGTACAAACTCCATTGCTCAAGCACCGTCTTATGGAAGTCACTAGTGTCCTTATTCCATCGCCTCTAGTAACATTTTTTTGATATTCTGGCAATCcagaataacaaatcaaacaaACCAATTCGACAACAGTTTTAGGAATGTTTGCTGAGCCAAAGTTGTTTGCAGATGATCCATAATCTAGTAAATACAGCAAGCGTTTCAGACACTCATTTCCCTTTATCTCTAGAACACCAGAAAGGATGAGCCTTACTTTTGATGCAATATATGTGCTGCTAGAATGCATCATAACTAAAACTGCTCTTGATGATGATTCACTTCTAGAGGTATCATCATTTTCAGAAATTTGGCATCCTTTGCAAATTGCTTCTACAAAAGACAAGCTATCAAAAAATATCAGCATAGGCAAGGAGAATATCTGAGTAAACTAAAAAAACAGAAATAATGAACACAACAGTATAAAAAAGATTATAAATAAAAACGTATATCAATATAGAATAAAAACATGAAATGCACATAACTGGATAGGCAAAACAAGAGTTTTTGATGAAGAGGAATATCACCATGCACATGTGATAAGCATGTCAATATAGAGCTCAGTTCGATCCGTGCTTGGTCTAAAATCTTTTCTACAGTGCACTGCAAGCCATCCAAAAATCTCCCATATGTATGGCCTTAGTGCAATAAGAAAATTAGTATCAAGGCCTTGCTGAGCAATAGAGATTCGTGCCTGAGGTGTCAAAGTGTGCTCCGATGCttgtttgtcaaaattttcaagaaGTAGATCAAGAAGAACTTTGTCAATCCCTTGCTCCCAAAAGTGATTGTGATGTTCTCCTGGCCAGCGAGTAATTAGAGCCAACCGACAGGCCTCATCTAGCAAAGACACCAGATCATTTACACCCTTTCCAGAGCCCAACCTCCATACTCTCATTCCTCCAATAATGGCTTTAATTAGAGGCCCAGAACATAAGCTTGTCATTTTTATGCATCGTTGTTCATCTGCCTAAGTAATGAAtgcaaaaaaattaaacaaacaaaacacacacacacacatttgtTGAGGATgtccaaaagaaaacaaattATAAGCATTACCACCAAATGTTGGGCAAGTCTAAATCCCTCTATTCTGACTGCCAGAGGCTCTGAGACATCCATGCAAGAAACCATCATTGTTAGAATTGTTTCCCCATTTCCCAGAAGCTCCTTGGCTACTTTATTGCATAAAGCTGGAACAAATAGGTGAGAAAAATGTTCAATCCAGATATTAAGGGATAAAACTAGCAAGTCAATGGATGTTTCATTACCTAAAGCAGAACATAATTTCAACACCGCAACTTTTGTAGAAAGATGAGATTTAATGCGAGAATCTTCTAAAACTTTGATCAAAATAGTATCCTTCCACACAAAATAACGAGATGGAGGCCACCGCCACAATATTGTATACAATAGTGAAACCATCTCTTGAAAATTCTCAATTGGCTGGGTGACACCAGGAAATTCccgaataatcctaataatttgAATGAGAGTCTTTGCTTCTTTGACCATCTCCCAAACTTGTTTCTCCCTCTTAACACTTAGATTGGAGAGGACCATGTTCAAAGCAGTGGCACAGGAAGTAGCAACTTCTAAGTTGTTGGAACATAATAATGATGACAAAGGGTTGATGAGATCTGTCAAGTACAATTGCATCATTGAACTGTTACTGCTGACCAACTTCACCACCACATTTACTGCCATGCCTACTATGGCTTCACTTTTACAATGCAGAATCCACACCAATGCCTCAACAATATCAGCTAGAGAATCCTGGATGTCGAAGCAAAACATGAGAACTATTTAAAGGAGGATAAATGGTGTGTGATACTTACTAACAAAGTAGACTCATATTTACCGACTTCTAAGGGTAGAAGTACATATGTCCTACAATCAAACACTGCAGCATAATTGAACACAAATAACCCCTGAAATAACAGTCATCAACTATTCATACATCCAAAGTTCAGGAAAACAAGGAAAAGaactaaaacaaaattttttttttttggggggggggggagaaTTTAAGGCAACATACCCTACTTCAGATATGTAATAATTACCTATATATGAGCAAGCCCAATATCCACAAAAGTGTTTTTGTTTCATAACGAAGTAATGGATTTACTTGCTACTTTTACTATTCTGCCTTTTGGTACttctttcatccacaaactatgAACCAAGAAAGCAAATACTTTAAAGGCAAAGTCAAATTTGAATGCAAATTGAGAGCAAATGGCTAAACTTTtccatttctaattattcaaaagaattatgttttcatatCCTAATAATACAAAAATCACAACCGGGCACTAATTTGCAGCAACATAGTGATTTTTCATAATAATCACATATAGAATTAATTCATAATCCCTTGAAAAGAACAACCTTGAGAAGCCGATGAGTCGAAGCATGCCCCGAAGAAGAATCAAGAAAAGCAGCAAGGGAACGAACCACATGCTTCTGAATTTCTAAATCCGTACACTTCCATTTCCTTTCTTTATCATCACTCACTCTGCCCATCAACGACCCGATTTGATAAATTGATCAGAAACCcctcaaaaaaataattttattaataaatcatCGAAACCATTAAAAGGGGAGGGGTAAAATTACCTGGTGGTACCAAGACTTAAAGCATGTTTGAGACGTTGATGAAGGGTATGTAAATGGTCAGTGCTGCTGCCTCCTCTACTGTTATCTGCAGCTCTCCGTTTTGATGATCCCATTAGTTTTGATGAtttcaattttcccaaaagaaatttcTAGGAAAAGATTGGTAGGTAATAATAGTTCAATTTCttcatttcacaattttaataataaaacttTATGAAGGAAGAAGCTTACTAAAAGGGCGGTTTTAAGAGCTTCTAGAGAATTGCGGGAAGAGAAGGGGGTTCAGGTTTGCTTTGGATatgtatttttaattcatttatcgtcaataaattatttgagtgaatttgaattaaatattattttatcaaatatttaaatttataaataacaattttaatatttttaatcattttaatatctaaattggtaaaaaaattatgaattcgTGTTTATTAaaacctttttaacatatataaaattaaaattataagcgCTTTAGAACCGTTGGATTCAGCTATTCAAATCTGTATGTGTATTTACGATTTAGACAATGGATATTTTAAAATCTAATTTTAATCAACAACCCGAATTGTAATCTCTACGCAAGTCCTTTGAACCAATTAGACTAAAGTTGCTCTAATGATGTTTTCTTTGTCCGCAAAACTCAAATCCAAAATATTACCAATAAgcaattatattttatattttaattataatcattcttcttacaaatttttatttcattttgttaggcaatttttttatgaaaaataagGTGCACCCCATTCAAATTAAATTATCTTAAATCTTGCTTTTCCCTCTAATCTTTTATTTAATTGCACACATTACTGTTAATAATTAGCTATTATTATCGATAATGTGTGAGTGTATAAGTAATACATATTATAACTTCACataaaaatttaagtttaaactttgaaaataatattttcaaataaaataatttctttcaatGAATCATAAACTGGATATAAAGATATTGTTGTTGAGCTTCGATGCTAATTTAACTTAGATATGATTATTTAGCGTAAATCTGTTGTGATTATACAAACAAGGTTTTCATTAAGTGATTGACTAGTTTTACAAGAATCTGTGGCAGATAAGTGAATATGGATATCTCACCATTGGACACATAACATAcctgatatgatatgatatagcCAATCTTTTCTTCCTTTGTACTACAATTGAATGTTCAGACTTCAGCATAGCTCTCTTCACAGCTGATCTGCCAGCTGAGGAAATTGTTGTAACACCCATGTTACAGCCCTGATGGCACCCTGTAATAAAAACGAATCCCCATTCATCATCAAATACAAGGAGATAATAACGATTCCATGTTATCTATCAATAATGGACAATTTACATGCACGTCTACATTTGATTTTGGTTTCCTTCTATTGGGGTATATCCGCAATACGATTATGTGTACACATGCTCCATTGTTTTTTCAAGTTGGTTCATATGTTAGGAGGGTAATTTTCATACCAAAGCTGCCTTCCCAGGTTTGATTGCAGGTTCAACAACGTCTCGTCCATAGCTGTTCAAACGGAGTTTGGACAGAATCTTTAGCCAAAATGTGTGAACACATTGAAGATATCAGTCAAAATGTGTta contains:
- the LOC108464161 gene encoding BTB/POZ domain-containing protein At1g04390 isoform X1; the encoded protein is MGSSKRRAADNSRGGSSTDHLHTLHQRLKHALSLGTTRVSDDKERKWKCTDLEIQKHVVRSLAAFLDSSSGHASTHRLLKDSLADIVEALVWILHCKSEAIVGMAVNVVVKLVSSNSSMMQLYLTDLINPLSSLLCSNNLEVATSCATALNMVLSNLSVKREKQVWEMVKEAKTLIQIIRIIREFPGVTQPIENFQEMVSLLYTILWRWPPSRYFVWKDTILIKVLEDSRIKSHLSTKVAVLKLCSALALCNKVAKELLGNGETILTMMVSCMDVSEPLAVRIEGFRLAQHLVADEQRCIKMTSLCSGPLIKAIIGGMRVWRLGSGKGVNDLVSLLDEACRLALITRWPGEHHNHFWEQGIDKVLLDLLLENFDKQASEHTLTPQARISIAQQGLDTNFLIALRPYIWEIFGWLAVHCRKDFRPSTDRTELYIDMLITCACLSFVEAICKGCQISENDDTSRSESSSRAVLVMMHSSSTYIASKVRLILSGVLEIKGNECLKRLLYLLDYGSSANNFGSANIPKTVVELVCLICYSGLPEYQKNVTRGDGIRTLVTSIRRCLSNGVCTSRRSFALHFYHNVFYERTCCWMTAEEWEGKDALLFYSLWGLAELVQHSSDTDHSHIKSNLIKTVQEVLDNVSAPGPRWLAANILSYFGVYGFPNKHDKGFGRALEDKEHTDLQLLFANGESVSVHKIILAVQCPSLLPPEQFPRSAKTTDNFLVKDVPRKCCPMLQKEVRFSARVDQQALLKLLDYVYFGYVEAGEDLARKLKTLAKSCNMQPLYLMLCRKIPQWGTPIPSSDFTDALGPLGFQFADIILEAEETEKMPWACSFCSLLLPHMHAHKFILQSRCKYLQALFLSGMQESHSQSIKVPVSWEALIKLVRLIYSRKLPDPPFGCLWDNMDTKERLYELKPYVEVYWLAEFWILEDVQEACFTTIISCLDSDRQLALEVMKLAAGFSLWKLAEVAADYMAPIYHKLRDSGVLEQLDELLIELVRDASVRLSQGSGGFPHL
- the LOC108464161 gene encoding BTB/POZ domain-containing protein At1g04390 isoform X2; this translates as MGSSKRRAADNSRGGSSTDHLHTLHQRLKHALSLGTTRVSDDKERKWKCTDLEIQKHVVRSLAAFLDSSSGHASTHRLLKDSLADIVEALVWILHCKSEAIVGMAVNVVVKLVSSNSSMMQLYLTDLINPLSSLLCSNNLEVATSCATALNMVLSNLSVKREKQVWEMVKEAKTLIQIIRIIREFPGVTQPIENFQEMVSLLYTILWRWPPSRYFVWKDTILIKVLEDSRIKSHLSTKVAVLKLCSALALCNKVAKELLGNGETILTMMVSCMDVSEPLAVRIEGFRLAQHLVADEQRCIKMTSLCSGPLIKAIIGGMRVWRLGSGKGVNDLVSLLDEACRLALITRWPGEHHNHFWEQGIDKVLLDLLLENFDKQASEHTLTPQARISIAQQGLDTNFLIALRPYIWEIFGWLAVHCRKDFRPSTDRTELYIDMLITCACLSFVEAICKGCQISENDDTSRSESSSRAVLVMMHSSSTYIASKVRLILSGVLEIKGNECLKRLLYLLDYGSSANNFGSANIPKTVVELVCLICYSGLPEYQKNVTRGDGIRTLVTSIRRCLSNGVCTSRRSFALHFYHNVFYERTCCWMTAEEWEGKDALLFYSLWGLAELVQHSSDTDHSHIKSNLIKTVQEVLDNVSAPGPRWLAANILSYFGVYGFPNKHDKGFGRALEDKEHTDLQLLFANGESVSVHKIILAVQCPSLLPPEQFPRSAKTTDNFLVKDVPRKCCPMLQKEVRFSARVDQQALLKLLDYVYFGYVEAGEDLARKLKTLAKSCNMQPLYLMLCRKIPQWGTPIPSSDFTDALGPLGFQFADIILEAEETEKMPWACSFCSLLLPHMHAHKFILQSRCKYLQALFLSGMQERR